CTAAAATTTGAAACCATTCTTTTCCATGACGGCACTGATAACTAGCTTTTATTTGTGCCGGATATGCATCTTCTCCAGACGTTCAGGTCCTCTAGTGAAAAAGCCAAAAAGCAGCAACAAAGTAGTTAATGGATTAGCTTCGTTGAATCCACTGCAAAATGTCCGGTCGGATCACTCCCTCAAAACCATGTTTCACGTGATTCATGCGTTTGAAACTAGTAGGCAAAACAGTGTTGAACTGCCTGTATTGGATATTTGTTCCAGCTGGGCTTCTTGGTTTCATCATCATGGAAATGGTTGGGTACGCTTTCTGCCATGTGTTTCTAGCTGAGGTAAATAGATGCCTGCTGCTGGATTCCTTGTCCTTGCCAGTACCATATTTCTGGAAAGCTTCAGGCTTGGCAGAGTGAGATGAGTTCCTAAGCTGCTTAGTTGCACTGGTAATCGCATTGTTATCTGAGCCTCGAATATTAGCAGATGGCTTCATTTTGTCAAGCCATCGAAGGATCCAATTACCAAGGTTCCGACCAGCTTCAATATCTCTTTCCTGTACCTTGCGATGAACGGTCAGTGCCATGTCAAATGCAGCTCGTGTTCGCCTGGAAAagtaagaaatatttgaaaaacaataATACAAGGATGAAGGAACAAAGCA
This genomic stretch from Solanum stenotomum isolate F172 chromosome 10, ASM1918654v1, whole genome shotgun sequence harbors:
- the LOC125841379 gene encoding uncharacterized protein LOC125841379; the protein is MVLWEITLGTAYFLGLKRTYRLFLRIQRKLISPKYPRLRDFAQRRTRAAFDMALTVHRKVQERDIEAGRNLGNWILRWLDKMKPSANIRGSDNNAITSATKQLRNSSHSAKPEAFQKYGTGKDKESSSRHLFTSARNTWQKAYPTISMMMKPRSPAGTNIQYRQFNTVLPTSFKRMNHVKHGFEGVIRPDILQWIQRS